One Dioscorea cayenensis subsp. rotundata cultivar TDr96_F1 chromosome 19, TDr96_F1_v2_PseudoChromosome.rev07_lg8_w22 25.fasta, whole genome shotgun sequence genomic window, GAAGGAATAATAAAATAGGTCCACCAACGACCTTTGAAAAGAAATATATGGTTATAATTAATGACAACATTGTCTTAGCCTTTTTATCACATGgaatatgcatgaaagtacTAAAGAGGGATAAGGTTTCTTTGAAGAGTTACAAGTCTTTGATGACAAGTTGAAGCACTGATATTGCACCAAACTTTAATGGAATCAAGCTACACAAATGGACCACCTTTAGACTCTAGAGTTTAGATTTAGTGCAACTTAAAAGCTTAACTTTAGAGGTGGTGAGacccatatatattttttatattcactatatatataaattaatgaatgttgtatatttttttagggGTTAGAACAATTCAACGACATTCATTCCTAGGTGGTGACATCTCAGCAGTAAAttacatattatattattctgagagttccaacaaataaattaatcaataaatactaatataaatatatgcaaaataatggagggtttttctttttgtatttgatCTTTTATAAAAGAGAAAACATTTAACTTTCGAAATGATTAAAAAGCCTGATATGAGGACCATATCATATGGCTTTTTTTTGGGGGGGGGTTTAAAGTGGACACCACTAATcaatttctttgaatttttatttatttatttatgaggtTGAAGGACCATGgaatcttttttcctttttattattattattattattattattattattattattattattatttataataatttcttaaatataaaatttcacaaaGACCCCCTTAaaactttcaaaattttgttttcactctttctctctctctcacacacacattATTGAGATATATAATATTTGGAAGTCCTAACTACTACTTTAATGGAGACAGAGACTTGTGAGCAGAGATGCATGGCttgattattgattaaaaaaagtgaaTGGATTCTGTCATGTTTGTTTTACTGGTTTTTGTTCCATTCGTTCACTACCAAAATAAGAGTCTCTACGTGTCATTCATTGAGCCCATTCTTGTCATATATCTCACATCTCATGAGCCATAGCATTagccctcctcctcctcctctctcccTCTTTAATTGGCCTTTCATTAAGGCTTAGGGCCCCTCCCTCTTGTTTCTCCTTTGCTTTCCAAGAGAAAGAGGACAATTTCTTCTTGGAATTGCATTTTTGTTCTTAATTTCAATTTATTGTTAGTTTATGtgggtttatttctattttttttttaaatgtcatttttttttatcaagcaTAGATGTTAGGCTTGAGGGGTAAAACTGTAAGATTCAAAAATTGTTTTAGAAATTGAGCAGgagagaaaatttttatttgagtcaattttaagttaattaattaatgttaattaatattgaatattttaaaattaaaactttattttgtcattttatttaattttaactgGTGTTagctgattttattaaataataaataattcatgtatttttataatcatgTTAATAAATGTGAAACATTCTATGGATAAAAGCTTCCCATGGACCAATTACTacctaactttttttttttctcagaacATATAATTTACAAATCATACATTTAGATTTAGTTTCATGCACTCATTGGAATACATGAACTACTATTATTAATCTTGACATACCTCAAATTAAACACATTTTACTTCACTCCTAACCGCAATTTCAATAATAAGATCACTCATTATTAAACCTTTGAAAAATGAACCAAGATAGAACAATAACAGTAATCAAATAACATGTAGATCCaaattatgtatttgaaccACTTTCTAAGTGTCTAATTGGGAGTGTTCACTTGACAATTTTATCTCAAAATCTATACTAAGAATATAAGTTACAGTACCATGCCACATATTTCCGCATTAAAAGTGCAAATTTCCTAAATTAATAAATGCTCAAAAATTAAACCATACTCATTTTGTGCTCTTGAGATTTAAGCAGAAGAATTAAGAGAGTCAATAATGTTATAATGAGTCATTTAACATAAGCAGCAAAACTGTGATGCTCAAGCACTTTATAGTTTATACATAACTACCTCCGTTTGCATTTTTTTCCCcccaaattcaagcaaaaaggGCTCTGCAGAAAGAGAACTTACCTTTTGTTATGCCAAAGCACAACACCAGTACACACTCTATTCAGCCTTTGTTTGCAGGCACAAATCCTTGTTCCTTGTCTccattagaaaaataattagtaGAATTTTCACCAAATCTACTTGGCTACTATACCATATCCTTGTTCCTTGTCTccaatagaaaaataattaggGTAATTTTCACCAAATTTACTTGGCTATTATACCATATCGATAAATATACATAATtgaaaatatctaaaaaaaaaaaaaacagtcaGCTTGAGAACTCTTTGCATGAGGGGATGTGATGAATGGCAATCAAATTCTCTGGGATGAAATATTTCTCCCCACCAGAAAGCAGCTCGACATGCGAGGACCCATGAGCTTCAACTTCTTTGAAAATGAAAGCTTGACGCAAATAAGTTGCCTCCATATTATGATATGTAACCAGTTAAATGTGTCGGACCATGATTATGAGAAACTGTTACTGGGTCTTCATCAAGTTAAAAAGCCTTACCGGCGCATGGTACAATTGGAGATGGCAATGAGCATTTGAAATGCATCTACTTATGCTCACCATTATTTCAAGAATCTGTAAATCATTGAATTAAGAAGAATTAAATAAGATGAAGTTGTTTTTTCTATGACATAAAGTTAATGGTGATCTTAGGAGGGAGGTACCTCAAGAATGCCTTTTTCCTTCCATAGCTTCCTTTTTTATCTGGCAACTTTTGCAGAGCAAAGGACCATCCCATGGCCGTAATCTTCTATGTTTTGATGAGGTGGAATTTACAGAAATGCCCTCACCAGGCTTCATCCCTACTTGGCAAATTGCACAAGCAAACAGTTTGAACGTATTATGTGATTGGTGGTTGGTCGACAACCTGGAATTAGGTGAAAAAAGAATTTATCGTCTTGCTCATGGCTTACAATTAGATGGTCACTGCATAACTTAATGACCTGATGTCAACATAGACTATACAGCAAGTCCATGCAAATAGCTTAATACAATTCCAAATCCTCTCCATCTAAAGGTACTCAACAAGTTTATGTAGCTAGGTCGCATGCTGTAGAGCTTGAACATATATCAAAAGGCAAATAAGTTAACTTTCCTCTATAGAAGTTCATCAATCCTACCAACCAACCATAAAAATTAGGGATAAGGTTTCGAGGCAAATACCCCGGCACTATTCAAAGCATATGAAACGACATAGACCTCATCACATTTGGAACTCGTACTTGAAATGCCCATGTCTCTCCCGTACTGCTAGTTATTGCTTTGTTTTAAAACTAAACCATTTCATAAATGAATAAGATGATTTGTTTTTTGAGTGAAAGAAAATTTATGCACATCACTTGCACCATTGTATACATACCTTTGGGCAAGTTTTGCTGATCCATCCTCAAATATTTCTTCAACAAGGTCTGCCTCAGATAATTCTCTATCTGAATGAGTTGATGTCTCACATGATTTTCTACGAAACATAAACTTGAATATCCCCATCCCTTGTCTCTTTGATGGAGGAACAGGAGGGGTCAACTTCTCTGGTGGTAATACATCAACTACGATGCATGTAGTATCATCTCGCAGCCCCATTAAGTGAACAGCTTCCTGCAAATGGAAGACATAAACTGTTTTACACTgaagtatataaaaaaaccaaaactagTTGAAAGTGCTGtgaggaaaaaaatactttaacaATTTGACTAGCTGCAGCATCTGCTGGCAATCCACGAGAGCATTTTATAGCCATTTCAGCGGTCAAAGCGTCCCATACACCATCACTAGATATAATAAGTCGACCTCCAGCGTTTGACAACTGTAGTTAACACACAAAATCTGTTATCTGCAATGATATTTAACTCAAAAGGACCACAAAAAGTTAAATTCACCAATATCGACTAGAAACTTATATTATGCTAATTTTCTAACATACAAAAAATTTGCTTAGCTACAAATAATGTAAAAGAATGCCCACTCATACAACCAAAGGCAGAGCAAGTAAGAATTGCAAACAGTTAATCCTAATCTCTTCAAGCTAAAGAGGAACCATAGGCAAGCACCACAGAATGAGTGCCACATGATGGTAAAAAATAGATGAAACATCCCCAACACCAAACTGGGAGGAATATATAATTTCGACCAACTGcataatgcaaacaaaataatgCAAGCATGCATTTCATCATCTATGATATTCATATTGTACAAGGATTTATGCTAGTACCCACCCACACACTGAACAAAGGGCTCACTAAAAGTTTTATATGCATTACGGCATGCATGCTTTCATTCTCCATTAGAAAAGGCCTCATTTTGAACTGTTACCTTATGGTCTGCTTTAGGGCATTTCTCTTCTAGAGCAACACCATTATAGTGAACAAGAGAAGACACCAAGGacatttaaaaatcaatagtTTGGCACCATTACCCGACACAAGGATTTCCACAAATACCACCATAAAAAGATGCCACTAATAGTGAATGCTAAAAAGATGCCATATTGTCAAGAGGGCAGTCCACCTGCTCGCTTCATCTCAGCTACCTCCCAACTAAGGACATCTTCcaatttcttttacatttattCACATCACAAACTTCGCAATATCATCCAACTCTTTGCCACCCTTCCATCTCTTAATGTCTAAGTTCTCTTGCTCTCTCCCTCTCCCTATCTCTCaactccctccctccctcctcCCCCTCCCTCCTACAATTGAGTCAGCCTTGAGACAAATATTGACGAAATGCTAACATGATTTGCTTACAGAttcaacaaatttattaaagttGAATTTAACCAACAAACCTTGACTTGCTTCACGTGAGGGATAGGAACAATAAATTCCCCAACATCCAGATCTCCAATTGACCTTGATAGACACAAGCCACCTGGCCAACACCTAAGGGGTCCAATCTGAAAACATATGTTCAACATCAGGagtaaattcaaaaaatattcacaaggtGATAGCAGTTGTAAAGAAGATAAGCACCCAAAGAAAGAAGTGAGGGTTTTATagcaataaataagaaaaagtttCTTTAGATAACACACCAACCAAGTAACATATAACTTGAAAATTCCTAAAGTCTGTGATTCAGATCAAAAGAGCAATTGCAAAGGGTTTAATATTCTGGCACCAGcttgaaaaaataaatcagtTCATTTGTCTTATCTCACTCAATTAAGGGACAAGTTTAAACATGAACTATAATAGGGCTAATATTTCAATAACTAGGCTTCACTCTTGATAATTTAGTCTGCTCAACACTCCAAAACACATTAATTAGATTGTTGACGACAAGTAATCTAGCAACATTTAGGAGGCATAGCTTTATTCTGCAATGGAGGGAGAGAACTCAATTCATTACTCTAATAACAATAAATCAGACGAAATCAGTATGAATGCAAGTATAGTACCTCTACACCACCACCAGAATTTAGTCGACCAACCTGACCTCCACTTGCTATGACACGTTCCACCCTGTCAAAGTCAGAGAACTAAGAAATTGGAGGATGAAAATGATCCATAGCAACAACTAAGTAACAAAGGAGGCCAAAACTTACTCTTCTTCATTAGATTCTAGTCTATGATCTGCTGAAAGATAATAAACTGAACCTTCAGCAGATTCTAAGATGCAACGTGAATCGCCAACTGATGCTACAGTTACCACCAAACCATCAATTATCACTAGTGTTACGGTCGTTCCCGAAAAATGAGCTGAAAGAAGCACAGCAATATAATTCAATCCTCACCctataaataattaacaattatgaaaaaaatatcttttaaaaaaaaattgatgtagACCATTTGAAATGCTTTGGATTTAGTTACGACTGTCAGGAGCAAACCAAAAAAATGGGGTAAACAATAGAGGTCTCACAAGTTGATCATATACATATTGCGTAGACATGTTTTGGATAATAGTTGTCAATATGACAGGTTGTTGTAGCTTGTGTACacgcatgtgtgtgtgtgtgtgcacgcACTGGATGGGGAGACTGTTGGGGgcaaacgaaaaaaaaaaaaaaaggattttataACAATAGAGGTCTCACAAGTTTATCATATACATATTGCATAGAGAGTTGTGGATGGTAGTTGTCAACATGACAGCTTTTTGTTGGTATTACCTCTATTAACATCGTCACAAATCAGTAGTTCGACCTCTATTCCATCCAAATGGTTTACAATACTAgacaaaatagaaaattttcataccAATAGACAAACCTCAAAATCTGAAGAGAAGCAAAAATCATATATGGGAAAAGTTGACCTCCTACCCATTTCCTAATTTTAAAACAAGAATACGTTTAGTATGGTATATATGTCAAGTTATTTCAGTATCATTTTCTCCTGGTTAAATTTCTGAAGTAGCTCAATAAGCAAGATTCAAAGTAGTATGACAAAAAAATTGGGCACATTAATGTTTTGGTAGTAATGCTTCAGAAGTTAGGCTCTTTACCTTATCGTGATATAGATGTTGAAGTAATAGATCAATCAACTAACAAGACCGATAATCTAGAGAGATTAAGACAAATACCAGCAAGAACCCCAAATACCTTTATCTATAAAATCCTTGTCTGTTTTAACAAACCCAGCAACCAGCGCTCTTGGAAGTGCTAATAGCCACTCTTCCCTGCTTAGATTTGAAGGAATGGCGCGTAAAATATTGCTTAAGAGATTCTCCTTTGAGTATATAGCTGCTTGAGATCCATTGTGCCCATCAAACAGCTGCAAGTTAAAGTTCAAAGGAACAAAACGTCATTTAAAGTATGCAATAATAGTTGTTAGAAAGCATTATAAATTGTCATAGAAGCAATTTCACCGGGACAATGGTCAGTAACCACCACTATCGCCGCCAATGAAAATCAGTAGGCTTGGCACTAAACAAAgctattagtaaaataaaaaaattaacaaggggtttaaatcatattaaaatctaaattaaatgaaatatcTAGAACCATGAAATTTCACAAAAATCACTAAGGATTATAAAGTtagaaagatgagaaaaaatagTGAAATAAAAGAGATTTATAGAGtttattaaaagataagatAGTTACGAAAAgacaaatttgaaggaaaattaaGTGGAGTGCCTTAGTGGAAAGATATAATGCTGGCTGGAGCCTAGAGACCAAGAAGAGACAAAAATCGGAACACCCTTGTTtagttaaaaatattcaaatgaaaaaaaattaaaatacgaTCATATGGATCACGTGTAAAGATAAGGAAATGGGAATTTTCTATTTACACAGAAAAGCAGGTATGGACAAGGTCTAATAATCTTTGGGATCATGCAACAATTGATCTTGCCACCTAAATTACTACAAATCTTGTTACCTTTATTGTAACAGGTGACCATTGCATGACGGGACAAAAATTGTAAAAGGGGCTCTCGAAAAATATCAAGGTACGGCAATCATGTTTTACACTTATATTATAGTTTACTAATGTCCAAGCAATCAGTGCAGATATGATTCGTTCTCCTCCACTTAATATTTTCCAAGAAAAATTCCTCTTGAAATTTTTGCCAATTACTAAAGCTCTTAATTATAGATACCTACTACTATAGGATGAAACAACAGGAATATGCATTTGAATTAGCTAGATGCCATATCTCTACATCATCCCTCTATGCTTCCTGATCCACCAAAAGCTACCAACAATAAATGAACCCTTCTCCTAAAAGCTCTAACAGTACAGCAAGCCATGGTGTCATAGCTTTTGGATGCAACTTCTCGCCTTGTATCATTTAGTATGAAACAATATTACCACAAGAGACCTAAAAGAATTGAGTCTCTTTATTACTAATAAACTAAATGCAAACATCAATCAATCAACCAACAACACCTCTTGGTGATGGGAAGTGTAACATCAAAAACACCACAAAGAAAGACCTGCATAAGCAGAGGAGTGACATCCACAAGATAGCAGAACCCAAACTCCATATAAATCTATTTCTCTACATTGGAAACTTGTGGGCTAAAAACTGATTCTTTTATGTGGTACCAATTCAAAACTTCACGAAAATATTTAGATCATAAAAACCATAGCTTGATATTTTTCCTCCTATTATTACATTAAACActgatccaaaaaaaaaaaattgatcctGGAGCATCCGAACCTACTGCAGCAACaatcatcaaatcaaagaataattaccaaataataataaataacaatgaaaaaaaaaaaagaaaaactaaactaaagaataatttccacacgctaaTCCAACCAAAATAATTCCACTCGGTCAATATCGTGAAATAACAAACAGTCAACAGCCagcaaatcaaaagaaaacaaatttacATTATACAAAAATCAATACCGCGAAGACGGAAAAGGTGGAGAAGCCATCACCGGGGACGCGCTGGCAATCGATCTTAACAAGAGTGAAGTCTTCGCCCTTACGAGCCTGGCTTGCCTGCCCATGGAG contains:
- the LOC120249931 gene encoding probable protein phosphatase 2C 12, which translates into the protein MAGGEERKKGEGMVPLALLLKRELSNERVERPDVLHGQASQARKGEDFTLVKIDCQRVPGDGFSTFSVFALFDGHNGSQAAIYSKENLLSNILRAIPSNLSREEWLLALPRALVAGFVKTDKDFIDKAHFSGTTVTLVIIDGLVVTVASVGDSRCILESAEGSVYYLSADHRLESNEEEVERVIASGGQVGRLNSGGGVEIGPLRCWPGGLCLSRSIGDLDVGEFIVPIPHVKQVKLSNAGGRLIISSDGVWDALTAEMAIKCSRGLPADAAASQIVKEAVHLMGLRDDTTCIVVDVLPPEKLTPPVPPSKRQGMGIFKFMFRRKSCETSTHSDRELSEADLVEEIFEDGSAKLAQRLSTNHQSHNTFKLFACAICQVGMKPGEGISVNSTSSKHRRLRPWDGPLLCKSCQIKKEAMEGKRHS